Proteins encoded by one window of Nicotiana tabacum cultivar K326 chromosome 10, ASM71507v2, whole genome shotgun sequence:
- the LOC142164789 gene encoding uncharacterized protein LOC142164789, giving the protein MAGPKLGKIAGGKPPTKKQKKEPLPPKPLEKEDLFSEDEGTDGDFEDDDGGLRDEEQQEMNADSDMSSDVDDLFAADILASSDDDGSDVNSDSDVNSDSDADDTDLIRKSKAIDEEREREVEDAEAELKLNIKEEADEFRLPTTEVCLMFNFLIRDLTLMQGKVNIVEVWQNAKVPHWLGVKFGGDFSPIKEGLMFRIETHLSFAFSSV; this is encoded by the exons ATGGCTGGTCCCAAACTCGGCAAGATAGCGGGAGGGAAACCCCCTACCAAGAAGCAAAAGAAGGAACCTTTGCCTCCTAAGCCACTAGAAAAGGAGGATCTTTTTAGTGAAGATGAAGGTACGGATGGGGATTTTGAAGACGATGATGGAGGTCTTCGTGATGAAGAACAACAGGAAATGAACGCGGACTCTGATATGTCTTCTGACGTGGATGACCTCTTTGCTGCTGATATATTAGCAAGCAGTGACG ACGATGGTTCAGATGTTAATTCAGATTCGGATGTAAATTCTGATTCAGATGCAGATGACACTGATCTTATAAGGAAGTCAAAAGCTATTGATGAGGAAAGGGAAAGAGAAGTGGAGGACGCTGAAGCAGAACTGAAGCTCAATATTAAAGAAGAAGCTGATGAGTTCAGACTGCCAACTACTGAGGTTTGCTTAATGTTCAACTTCTTGATTAGAGATTTGACACTTATGCAGGGAAAAGTAAAtattgttgaagtttggcaaaatgccaaagtcccacattggttgggagttaagtttggaggggatttttcccctataaaagaaggcctaatgtttaggattgagacacacctctcatttgccttctcatctgtttaa